From one Thalassospira lucentensis genomic stretch:
- a CDS encoding MFS transporter: MTQSTHSLATSTSSGLERDARQHSAGTVNDPGQIALGVIIGRSSEFFDFFVYCIASVLVFPQLLFPGESAIVGTIHSFFIFSLAFIARPIGSLVFMTVDRRYGRGTKLTVAMFLLGGSTAAMAFLPSFDSAGMFAIYLLCALRFTQGLALGGAWDGLASLLALNAPDNRKGWYAMMPQLGAPLGFILASSLFAYLMLTLSPADFLAFGWRYAFFVAFAINVVALFARLRLVATSEFGSLLEKNELQAVRVRDTIRHNGRTVLLGALVPLVSYALFHLVTVFALSWVVLYTPANPGQFLLTQGVGAVLCALGIIASGFIADQIGRRRLLGYSAAIIAAGALLTPLLYAYNIINEGMIVLGGFAVLGLCFGQAAGTLASNFKREYRYTGSALTSDLAWLLGAGFAPLIALLLCVAYGPIGVGAYLLSGAAVTLLVLHFNKQFGQKNTD; encoded by the coding sequence GTGACCCAATCCACTCATTCCTTAGCGACCTCCACCTCCTCGGGTCTGGAACGCGACGCACGCCAACACTCGGCTGGCACAGTCAACGATCCCGGTCAGATCGCGCTTGGCGTGATTATTGGCCGGTCGTCGGAATTTTTCGATTTCTTCGTTTATTGCATCGCATCCGTGCTGGTGTTCCCCCAACTTCTGTTCCCCGGCGAAAGCGCAATCGTCGGCACCATCCATTCCTTCTTTATATTCTCGCTGGCTTTCATCGCCCGCCCGATCGGCTCCCTTGTCTTCATGACGGTGGACCGCCGGTATGGCCGCGGCACGAAGCTGACCGTTGCAATGTTCCTGCTTGGTGGCTCAACTGCCGCGATGGCCTTTTTGCCAAGCTTTGACAGCGCAGGCATGTTTGCGATCTATCTGCTGTGCGCTCTTCGCTTTACGCAGGGTCTTGCACTTGGTGGCGCATGGGATGGTCTTGCTTCCCTGCTGGCGCTCAACGCGCCCGACAATCGCAAGGGCTGGTACGCAATGATGCCCCAGCTTGGCGCACCGCTTGGCTTCATTCTGGCATCCTCGCTGTTTGCCTATTTGATGCTGACCCTCTCGCCTGCAGACTTCCTTGCCTTCGGTTGGCGCTATGCCTTCTTCGTTGCTTTTGCGATCAACGTGGTGGCCCTGTTTGCCCGACTGCGTCTGGTGGCAACATCGGAATTTGGAAGCCTGCTTGAAAAGAACGAACTTCAGGCCGTCCGTGTCCGCGACACCATTCGCCACAACGGTCGGACAGTGCTTCTTGGCGCGCTTGTACCGCTGGTAAGCTACGCACTGTTCCATCTGGTCACCGTCTTCGCGCTTAGCTGGGTCGTGCTTTATACTCCCGCCAATCCGGGACAGTTCCTGTTGACCCAGGGTGTTGGTGCGGTGCTTTGTGCCCTTGGTATCATCGCATCAGGCTTCATCGCAGATCAGATCGGCCGTCGTCGCCTGCTGGGTTATTCGGCAGCCATCATCGCGGCTGGCGCCCTTCTGACGCCACTTCTTTACGCCTATAACATCATCAATGAAGGCATGATCGTTCTGGGTGGCTTTGCGGTTCTGGGTCTGTGCTTTGGTCAGGCGGCCGGCACACTGGCATCGAACTTCAAACGCGAATACCGCTATACCGGTTCGGCTCTGACATCCGACCTTGCATGGTTGCTTGGTGCCGGTTTCGCCCCGCTGATCGCCCTTCTGCTCTGCGTGGCCTATGGCCCGATTGGCGTTGGGGCGTATCTGCTTTCGGGGGCGGCGGTAACGCTGCTCGTCCTGCATTTCAACAAGCAGTTCGGACAGAAAAACACCGACTGA
- the cyoA gene encoding ubiquinol oxidase subunit II produces the protein MLSKLARGVAIASVFTLLTGCNLVVMDPSGDIASQQADLIVVSTILMLIIILPVMALTVFFAWKYRQSNKDAEYDPEWHHSTKLEIVIWSAPLAIIIALGAITWVSTHTLDPYRPLDRIDAERPLEKDHKPMVVEVVSLDWKWLFIYPEQGIATINELAAPIDTPIQFKITSSGIMNSFYIPALAGMIYSMAGMETKLHAVINEEGVYDGFSANYSGEGFSHMRFKFHGLSDAGFDDWVAKVKEDSRGLGRSEYLELEKPSIAEPVHYFGNVDPELYQAILNMCVDQSKMCMNEMMDIDRKGGGGIAGIYNVMSLTYDTPRERGSQPLPSTKSYVATLCTTPSGGLSQEISSIPLFDNGVEDDRFSPVPAGVSTGF, from the coding sequence ATGCTTTCAAAACTTGCACGCGGCGTCGCAATTGCTTCTGTGTTCACGTTACTGACCGGATGTAATCTGGTCGTGATGGACCCGTCTGGTGATATTGCGTCACAGCAAGCCGACCTTATCGTTGTTTCCACGATCCTGATGCTGATCATCATCCTTCCGGTGATGGCGCTGACTGTGTTCTTTGCCTGGAAATACCGTCAATCCAACAAGGATGCAGAGTACGATCCTGAATGGCACCATTCCACCAAGCTGGAAATTGTCATCTGGTCTGCCCCGCTTGCGATCATTATCGCGCTGGGTGCGATCACCTGGGTCAGTACGCACACCCTGGATCCTTACCGCCCGCTGGATCGTATCGATGCGGAACGTCCGCTTGAAAAAGATCACAAGCCGATGGTGGTGGAAGTCGTTTCCCTCGACTGGAAATGGCTGTTCATCTATCCCGAGCAGGGTATTGCGACCATCAACGAGCTGGCCGCACCGATTGATACCCCGATCCAGTTCAAGATCACTTCTTCCGGCATCATGAACTCCTTCTACATTCCGGCACTGGCAGGGATGATCTATTCGATGGCCGGTATGGAAACCAAGCTCCATGCCGTGATCAACGAGGAAGGTGTCTATGACGGGTTCTCGGCGAACTATAGCGGCGAGGGCTTCTCGCACATGCGCTTCAAGTTCCACGGGCTGAGTGACGCCGGTTTTGATGACTGGGTTGCGAAGGTGAAAGAGGATAGCCGCGGTCTTGGCCGTTCGGAATATCTCGAACTTGAAAAGCCGAGCATCGCCGAACCGGTTCATTATTTCGGCAATGTCGATCCGGAACTTTATCAGGCAATCCTGAATATGTGCGTCGATCAATCGAAGATGTGCATGAACGAGATGATGGATATCGACAGAAAGGGCGGCGGCGGTATTGCGGGGATCTATAACGTTATGTCGCTGACATACGATACCCCGCGTGAACGCGGCAGCCAGCCTTTGCCGTCAACCAAATCTTATGTGGCAACGCTTTGCACCACACCGTCAGGTGGTCTGAGTCAGGAAATTTCTTCGATCCCGTTGTTTGACAACGGTGTCGAAGATGACCGGTTCAGTCCCGTTCCTGCCGGTGTGTCGACAGGGTTCTGA
- the cyoB gene encoding cytochrome o ubiquinol oxidase subunit I has translation MFSNPDLLHFIFGRLSLDSFPMFHEPILAVTFAGVVLGGIVVLGALTYFKLWGYLWREWITSIDHKKIGIMYIILALVMLLRGFADAIMMRAQQAIAFGDVAGYLPPDHYDQIFTAHGVIMIFFVAMPLVTGLMNFVVPLQIGARDVAFPFLNNFSFWMTTAGAITVMISLFVGEFAKTGWLAYPPLSDIVYSPGVGVDYYIWALQIAGVGTLLSGVNLIVTIVKMRAPGMSMMKMPVFTWTSLCTNILIVAAFPVLTAVLVLLSLDRYLDMNFFTNDLGGNAMMYVNLIWIWGHPEVYILILPAFGVFSEVVSTFCRKRLFGYSSMVYATIVITILSYLVWLHHFFTMGSGASVNAFFGITTMIISIPTGAKIFNWLFTMYKGRISFDVPMLWTMGFMLTFVIGGMTGVMLAVPPADFVLHNSLFLIAHFHNVIIGGVVFGMFAGIVYWFPKAFGYKLDPFWGKMSFWFWLVGFYFAFMPLYVLGLMGVTRRMNHFDDGSLQIWFIIAAFGAVLIAIGIASFLMSLVVSFIKREELRDETGDPWDGRTLEWSTSSPPPAYNFAFTPVVHDLDAWADMKKRGFVRPTSGFLDIHMPKNTGAGAILAGMSLVLGFALIWHIWWLAAVSFIALIGTAIAHTFNYNRDYHIPASEVVATEDERTALLAKQQA, from the coding sequence ATGTTTTCAAATCCGGACCTTTTGCATTTTATATTTGGCCGGCTTTCACTCGACTCCTTCCCGATGTTCCACGAGCCGATCCTGGCCGTGACATTCGCGGGGGTTGTTCTGGGTGGTATCGTCGTTCTCGGCGCGCTGACCTATTTCAAGCTTTGGGGATATCTCTGGCGCGAGTGGATCACATCTATCGATCATAAAAAGATCGGTATCATGTATATCATTCTGGCCCTTGTCATGCTGCTGCGCGGCTTTGCCGACGCGATCATGATGCGTGCCCAGCAGGCGATCGCCTTTGGCGATGTTGCTGGTTACCTGCCGCCAGATCACTACGACCAGATATTTACCGCCCACGGCGTGATCATGATCTTCTTCGTGGCGATGCCGCTGGTGACGGGACTTATGAACTTCGTCGTGCCGCTTCAGATCGGCGCGCGCGACGTCGCCTTCCCGTTCCTGAACAATTTCAGTTTCTGGATGACGACAGCCGGTGCGATCACCGTCATGATTTCGCTGTTTGTCGGCGAGTTCGCCAAAACCGGCTGGCTGGCCTATCCGCCGCTTTCAGACATTGTTTACAGTCCGGGTGTCGGGGTCGATTACTATATCTGGGCCTTGCAGATTGCGGGTGTCGGCACATTGTTGTCGGGCGTCAACCTGATTGTGACCATCGTCAAGATGCGCGCACCGGGCATGTCGATGATGAAGATGCCGGTTTTCACCTGGACCTCGCTCTGCACCAACATCCTGATCGTTGCCGCTTTCCCGGTTCTGACCGCGGTTCTGGTTCTGCTGTCGCTTGACCGTTACCTCGACATGAACTTCTTCACCAATGATCTTGGCGGTAACGCCATGATGTATGTGAACCTGATCTGGATCTGGGGTCACCCGGAAGTTTACATCCTGATCCTGCCAGCGTTTGGTGTGTTTTCCGAAGTGGTTTCGACCTTCTGCCGCAAACGGCTGTTCGGTTACAGCTCGATGGTTTATGCGACGATCGTTATTACCATCCTGTCCTATCTGGTCTGGCTGCACCACTTCTTCACCATGGGTTCGGGGGCCAGTGTGAACGCCTTCTTTGGCATCACGACGATGATCATCTCGATCCCGACGGGCGCCAAGATCTTCAACTGGCTGTTTACCATGTATAAGGGCCGCATCAGCTTTGACGTCCCGATGCTGTGGACGATGGGCTTTATGCTGACCTTCGTGATCGGTGGCATGACCGGTGTGATGCTGGCAGTTCCGCCTGCCGACTTCGTGCTGCATAACAGCCTGTTCCTGATTGCGCATTTCCACAATGTCATCATCGGTGGCGTGGTGTTCGGGATGTTTGCCGGTATCGTTTACTGGTTCCCGAAAGCATTCGGTTACAAGCTTGATCCGTTCTGGGGCAAAATGTCCTTCTGGTTCTGGCTGGTCGGGTTCTATTTCGCCTTCATGCCGCTTTATGTTCTGGGCCTGATGGGCGTTACCCGCCGCATGAACCATTTCGATGACGGTTCGCTGCAAATCTGGTTCATCATTGCTGCCTTTGGTGCGGTTCTGATTGCCATCGGTATTGCATCGTTCCTGATGTCGCTGGTCGTATCCTTCATCAAGCGCGAAGAATTGCGTGATGAAACAGGCGATCCGTGGGATGGCCGTACGCTGGAATGGTCGACCTCGTCGCCACCCCCGGCATACAACTTTGCCTTTACCCCGGTCGTTCACGATCTTGACGCCTGGGCTGATATGAAAAAGCGCGGCTTTGTCCGTCCGACTTCCGGTTTCCTCGACATTCACATGCCGAAAAACACCGGTGCCGGTGCGATCCTTGCCGGTATGTCGCTTGTCCTTGGTTTCGCGCTGATCTGGCATATCTGGTGGCTTGCAGCCGTCAGCTTCATCGCCCTGATCGGTACCGCGATTGCACACACCTTCAACTACAACCGTGATTATCACATCCCGGCCAGTGAAGTTGTTGCAACCGAAGACGAACGTACTGCCCTTTTGGCAAAGCAGCAGGCGTAA
- the cyoC gene encoding cytochrome o ubiquinol oxidase subunit III has protein sequence MANTTASQTEAPVFYLKEEHHPQNGTMLGFWLYLMSDCLIFAILFATHGVLGRNYAAGPSPADLFDLELVAINTSMLLFSSITYGFAMLAMEKGSIKGTQMWLAITGLFGIAFVGLELYEFHHLWHIGATPMRSGFLSSFYTLVATHGLHVTFGIIWLVTLMVQVGKRGLVPENKRRLMCLSLFWHFLDVIWIGVFSVVYLLGVLG, from the coding sequence ATGGCGAATACAACTGCCTCTCAGACCGAAGCGCCGGTCTTTTACCTGAAGGAAGAGCATCACCCGCAGAACGGTACGATGCTTGGCTTCTGGCTCTATCTGATGAGCGACTGTCTCATCTTTGCGATCCTGTTTGCAACCCATGGCGTTCTCGGCCGCAATTATGCGGCCGGGCCTTCGCCGGCGGATCTTTTCGATCTGGAACTGGTTGCGATCAACACCTCCATGCTGCTGTTTTCCTCGATCACCTATGGCTTTGCCATGCTGGCGATGGAAAAGGGCAGCATCAAGGGAACCCAGATGTGGCTGGCGATTACCGGCCTGTTCGGTATCGCCTTCGTCGGGCTGGAACTTTATGAGTTCCATCACCTGTGGCATATCGGTGCCACCCCGATGCGCAGTGGCTTCCTGTCGTCGTTCTATACGCTGGTTGCGACCCACGGCCTGCACGTGACGTTCGGGATCATCTGGCTGGTCACCCTGATGGTTCAGGTTGGCAAGCGTGGACTGGTTCCGGAAAACAAGCGTCGCCTGATGTGCCTATCGCTGTTCTGGCACTTCCTTGACGTGATCTGGATCGGCGTCTTTTCCGTTGTTTACCTGCTGGGAGTTCTGGGATGA
- a CDS encoding cytochrome o ubiquinol oxidase subunit IV, whose protein sequence is MSTHSHAHDDHHGHDHGDGASHGTFNSYLIGFILSVILTAIPFWLVMDGVLDSKVATAAWIMGLGVVQIVVHMVYFLHMNTKSEGGWNMLALIFTLVIVAIAIAGSLWVMYHLNTNMMPQMDHEMIRSFG, encoded by the coding sequence ATGAGCACGCATTCTCATGCACATGATGACCATCACGGTCACGATCATGGCGACGGTGCCAGCCACGGCACTTTCAACAGCTATCTGATCGGTTTCATCCTGTCGGTAATCCTGACCGCCATCCCGTTCTGGCTGGTGATGGACGGGGTTCTGGACAGCAAGGTGGCAACCGCGGCCTGGATCATGGGCCTTGGTGTCGTGCAGATCGTCGTCCATATGGTCTACTTCCTGCACATGAACACCAAGTCCGAAGGCGGCTGGAACATGCTGGCGCTGATCTTTACCCTTGTGATCGTGGCGATTGCCATCGCCGGTTCGCTGTGGGTGATGTATCACCTGAACACCAACATGATGCCGCAGATGGATCATGAAATGATCCGAAGCTTCGGCTAG
- a CDS encoding SURF1 family protein: MADTQLSTDTRPSTRTRIVVCILAAILFSGFSALGVWQVERRAWKLDLIERVDARVHGDPLTAPDRADWENVTRERDEYRKVTLLGHYRNDLESHVYAATDYGAGYWVMTPFERVDGTIIMINRGFVPTDRREPDSRAEGTVSGDTRVTGLLRMDEPGGTFMRDNVPDEDRWYSRDVRAMAAKRGLNPDDVAPYFIDADGSNNPGKLPVGGLTRISFPNNHLMYAITWFGMAVLTLVAAWIVLQSRRKNY, encoded by the coding sequence ATGGCTGATACCCAATTGTCCACCGATACACGACCGTCGACCAGAACCCGTATCGTGGTTTGCATTCTGGCCGCGATCCTGTTTTCAGGTTTTTCGGCACTTGGTGTCTGGCAGGTTGAACGCCGGGCGTGGAAGCTTGATCTGATTGAACGGGTTGATGCCCGAGTTCATGGCGATCCGTTAACCGCACCGGACCGGGCCGACTGGGAAAATGTCACCCGTGAACGCGACGAATACCGCAAGGTCACCCTGCTGGGCCATTACCGCAATGATCTTGAAAGCCACGTTTATGCTGCCACCGATTACGGTGCGGGATACTGGGTGATGACCCCGTTTGAGCGGGTCGATGGTACGATCATCATGATCAATCGCGGTTTTGTTCCGACAGACCGTCGCGAACCCGATAGCCGGGCCGAGGGCACGGTTTCGGGCGATACGCGGGTTACCGGCCTTTTGCGGATGGATGAGCCGGGCGGTACTTTTATGCGCGATAACGTGCCCGACGAAGATCGCTGGTATTCACGCGATGTGCGCGCCATGGCGGCCAAACGCGGCCTTAACCCGGATGATGTTGCACCATATTTCATTGATGCCGATGGCAGTAACAATCCCGGCAAGCTGCCGGTTGGTGGCCTGACGCGGATCAGTTTCCCCAACAATCACCTGATGTATGCCATCACGTGGTTTGGCATGGCGGTTCTGACGTTGGTGGCAGCATGGATTGTGTTGCAGTCCAGACGTAAAAACTATTGA
- a CDS encoding PAS domain S-box protein, translated as MIWRGGNRHGHRPPYFFDCHPDPMWLFDPEDLHFLAVNPAATSEFGYSHDEFLSMTIADLRAPEDLPSLTTMIKNIDNGFYYSGRWRLRRKSGDFILTDIRWRIVDFAGKKAVLTSIRDITQLEKLEAERELLLHREYEARLGAEIAAHHFKSLSEALPGCFLVLSPEDFVIEAVSDAFLDTTLTRREDIKGKRVFDVFPDQSPGQPSKHLDDDITSTIQDLTASLERVRNTGLTDILAAQRYPFNQSANDDDGFRERIWSITNTPVHGPDGAIVFIIHRIEDVTSLIVDDCDAGDKISGRTIRDFEDHRKVLALDIRLRSRELQLTNERLREQEANLRTAQRLMGLGVWKLDIASGRLTWSDNVYRICGVRADKFDPVFENYVELVHPDDRPAMVEEYEQFRDGSDPHFIFRHRIVRPDGQIAHVRGIGERAKTPTGIVLNGVIQDVSDIVAREEDLSQITTLIRIAGRAAKFGGWRVTLDPPTVTWTGQTARIHDEPKGFSPTFEDAISYYAPEYQPVVRDAFDACIRHGIPFDEVTRLVTAKGRNLWVRSIGEPEYNDANKVIAVRGAFQDISDVIVARDQTDRLSRQLAETLEHISDAFFTVDHEWRLSFMNGQAEKFLERRRDELTGKNIWEAFPEAKGTRFQEEYENAVATRKTSHFSEYYAPLRKWFDISAYPTPDGLAIYFRDTTTKRARNEQLRLLETAVSHLNDILLITEAEPVEGPDGPKIVYVNDAFVKRTGFTRDEAIGKTPRILQGPKTQRDELDRIGNALRHWQPVHAELINYTKSDEPFWLELDIVPLEDDHGIYTHWVAVERDITERRNAERELRLNEQRFRLVSQATNDVIWDWDLETNHIWWNDGLRTLFGYDPEKMETGLESWTKQIHPDDLERVLTSIKAVINGTGNKWQDEYRLVRADGTIRHVADRGFVIRNSRDKAVRMLGSVMDVTSQREIEMRLRQSQKLEAIGQLTGGIAHDFNNLLTVILGNAEMLAEQLTDPKLRALADISIGAAERGAELTNRLLAFARRQALKPERIDIGTHIDGLEPLLRRTLNENIDLEIVHKQHVWTAEIDPSLLETAVINLVINARDAMPDGGRLIIETGTITFDKDYLTANSDIMPGDYVTISVSDNGTGMSDDVVANAFEPFFTTKEVGKGSGLGLSMVYGFVRQSGGHAKIYSEPGKGTTIRLYFPRVDDLPSPAGKSRKIPTITGGDEHILIVEDDALVRENAVAMLRELGYRISFAENSERALDLLARYNDIALLFTDMVMPGSMDGLKLAEIATLLKPDLSVLYTSGYSESLIIRDGRFEKKVHMIGKPYRRQELAQKIRELLDQ; from the coding sequence ATCATATGGCGAGGGGGTAACCGCCATGGACACCGACCGCCATATTTTTTCGACTGCCACCCCGATCCTATGTGGTTGTTCGACCCCGAAGATCTGCATTTTCTTGCTGTCAATCCTGCAGCAACGAGTGAATTTGGCTATTCACACGATGAATTCCTATCAATGACTATCGCCGATCTTCGTGCGCCGGAAGATTTGCCTTCCCTTACAACAATGATCAAAAATATTGACAACGGCTTTTATTATAGCGGGCGTTGGCGGTTGCGCCGCAAATCAGGCGATTTCATACTAACCGATATCCGTTGGCGTATTGTGGACTTTGCCGGAAAGAAAGCCGTCCTGACATCAATCCGCGATATCACGCAGCTTGAGAAGCTTGAAGCGGAACGAGAACTTCTATTGCATCGTGAATATGAAGCCCGGCTTGGCGCGGAAATCGCCGCTCATCACTTCAAATCGCTGTCTGAAGCGCTGCCTGGATGTTTCCTTGTTTTATCGCCAGAAGATTTTGTCATCGAGGCCGTCAGCGATGCGTTTCTTGATACCACCTTGACCCGACGCGAAGACATCAAGGGAAAAAGGGTTTTCGACGTTTTCCCCGACCAATCCCCCGGGCAACCCTCGAAGCATCTCGACGACGATATCACCAGTACCATACAGGACCTGACCGCTTCGCTGGAACGTGTCCGCAATACAGGTTTGACCGATATTCTCGCAGCACAGCGTTACCCTTTCAACCAGTCAGCAAACGACGACGACGGCTTCAGGGAACGGATTTGGTCAATAACAAACACACCGGTTCACGGCCCCGATGGGGCCATCGTCTTCATCATTCATCGTATAGAAGATGTCACCAGTCTGATCGTCGACGATTGCGATGCAGGCGATAAAATTTCTGGCAGGACCATTCGCGATTTCGAGGATCATCGCAAGGTCCTTGCGCTTGACATACGATTACGGTCACGCGAATTGCAGCTCACCAACGAAAGACTGCGAGAACAGGAAGCCAATCTTCGCACTGCACAAAGATTGATGGGGCTGGGCGTCTGGAAGCTTGATATCGCCAGTGGCCGTCTGACATGGTCCGACAACGTATACCGCATCTGCGGTGTTCGGGCGGACAAATTCGATCCCGTTTTCGAAAACTATGTTGAACTGGTTCATCCCGATGACCGGCCTGCAATGGTTGAGGAATATGAACAGTTTCGGGACGGCAGCGACCCGCATTTCATTTTCCGTCACAGGATCGTTCGACCCGATGGGCAAATCGCACATGTACGCGGGATCGGGGAACGAGCAAAAACACCGACGGGCATCGTTTTGAACGGGGTGATACAGGATGTCAGCGACATCGTTGCCCGCGAAGAAGACCTTTCACAAATTACCACGCTCATACGTATTGCGGGAAGAGCCGCGAAATTCGGGGGATGGCGGGTCACCCTTGACCCACCCACCGTAACATGGACCGGTCAAACAGCGAGAATTCATGACGAGCCGAAGGGTTTTTCACCAACATTTGAAGATGCAATTTCCTATTACGCACCGGAATATCAACCTGTCGTCCGGGACGCTTTCGACGCCTGCATCCGGCACGGCATCCCGTTTGACGAAGTTACCCGCCTTGTAACGGCAAAGGGCAGAAACCTTTGGGTACGCTCGATTGGCGAACCCGAATACAATGATGCCAATAAAGTCATTGCTGTTCGCGGGGCTTTTCAGGATATCTCCGATGTTATCGTTGCCCGCGACCAAACCGACAGACTGTCGCGCCAGCTTGCCGAAACTCTTGAACATATCAGCGATGCTTTTTTTACTGTCGATCATGAATGGCGGTTAAGTTTCATGAACGGACAGGCCGAAAAATTTCTGGAACGCCGCCGGGATGAACTGACTGGCAAAAATATCTGGGAGGCATTTCCCGAAGCGAAAGGAACCCGGTTTCAGGAAGAATATGAAAACGCCGTCGCCACCAGAAAAACATCCCATTTCAGCGAATACTATGCACCGCTGCGGAAATGGTTCGACATTAGCGCCTACCCGACGCCAGATGGCCTTGCGATCTATTTCCGGGATACGACGACCAAACGCGCGCGAAATGAACAACTTCGCCTGCTTGAAACAGCAGTATCACATCTGAACGATATATTGCTGATTACCGAAGCAGAACCGGTCGAGGGTCCTGACGGGCCGAAAATCGTTTATGTCAACGACGCCTTTGTCAAACGAACCGGCTTTACCCGCGACGAGGCCATAGGCAAAACACCGCGTATTCTGCAAGGCCCCAAAACCCAGCGCGACGAACTGGACCGGATCGGTAATGCCCTGCGCCACTGGCAGCCCGTTCATGCAGAGCTGATCAATTATACCAAATCGGACGAACCATTCTGGCTGGAGCTTGATATCGTCCCTCTGGAGGATGATCACGGCATCTATACCCATTGGGTTGCAGTTGAACGCGACATCACCGAGAGGCGAAATGCCGAGCGCGAGTTGCGCCTGAACGAACAGCGTTTTCGGTTGGTATCGCAGGCTACCAATGACGTTATCTGGGACTGGGACCTTGAAACCAATCACATCTGGTGGAATGACGGACTTAGAACCCTGTTTGGTTACGACCCTGAAAAAATGGAAACGGGTCTGGAATCCTGGACCAAACAAATCCATCCCGACGACCTTGAGCGGGTTCTGACCAGCATAAAGGCCGTCATCAACGGAACAGGCAACAAATGGCAGGACGAATATCGTCTGGTACGGGCAGACGGAACAATACGCCATGTTGCCGATCGCGGATTTGTCATACGTAACAGTCGTGACAAGGCGGTTCGCATGCTGGGCAGTGTCATGGATGTAACGTCGCAACGTGAAATCGAAATGCGCCTTCGGCAGTCACAGAAACTTGAAGCAATCGGGCAGCTTACCGGCGGGATTGCTCATGATTTCAATAACCTTCTGACTGTTATCCTTGGCAATGCAGAAATGCTCGCAGAACAACTGACCGACCCGAAGCTGCGTGCTCTTGCCGATATCAGTATCGGTGCTGCTGAACGCGGCGCAGAACTGACCAATCGGCTGCTTGCTTTTGCACGCCGTCAGGCACTGAAACCGGAACGGATCGATATCGGCACGCATATTGACGGTCTCGAACCTTTGCTGCGAAGAACGTTAAATGAAAATATCGATCTTGAAATCGTTCATAAACAACATGTCTGGACCGCTGAAATAGATCCCAGCCTTCTTGAAACCGCTGTAATCAATCTTGTCATCAACGCACGCGATGCAATGCCCGACGGCGGCAGGCTGATCATTGAAACCGGGACGATCACATTTGATAAAGATTATCTCACGGCCAATTCCGATATAATGCCGGGTGACTATGTCACGATTTCAGTTTCGGATAACGGTACAGGAATGTCTGATGACGTCGTGGCAAATGCCTTCGAGCCCTTCTTTACCACCAAAGAAGTCGGCAAAGGCAGCGGGCTTGGGCTAAGCATGGTTTATGGTTTTGTCCGGCAATCAGGCGGGCATGCGAAAATCTATTCCGAACCCGGAAAAGGAACGACCATCCGCCTTTATTTTCCACGTGTAGACGATCTGCCGTCACCCGCAGGAAAATCACGTAAAATCCCAACTATTACCGGTGGCGACGAACATATCCTGATCGTAGAGGACGATGCACTAGTACGGGAAAATGCCGTTGCAATGCTGCGTGAACTTGGCTACCGGATCAGCTTTGCGGAAAACAGCGAACGCGCACTTGATCTTTTGGCCCGATATAACGATATCGCCCTGCTTTTTACAGATATGGTCATGCCCGGCAGTATGGACGGACTCAAACTCGCCGAAATTGCCACCCTGCTCAAACCGGATCTGTCCGTTCTTTACACATCAGGCTACAGCGAAAGTCTGATCATTCGCGACGGGCGATTTGAAAAGAAGGTTCATATGATCGGAAAACCCTATCGACGTCAGGAACTGGCACAGAAAATCCGCGAACTGCTTGATCAATAG
- a CDS encoding response regulator — MAHKILFIDDDAMVRQTFTDGLRAAGFTVVSALNGMEGLQKISKAKPDIVVTDIIMPDTDGLNTIREIRKRYKALPIIAVSGGGRTHNMEFLGMAKQIGADATLAKPFRISALVEVIHRLLREKASDS; from the coding sequence ATGGCTCACAAGATTCTGTTTATTGACGACGATGCAATGGTCCGCCAAACCTTTACAGACGGTTTGCGCGCGGCTGGTTTTACCGTCGTATCGGCGCTCAATGGTATGGAAGGCTTGCAAAAGATTTCCAAAGCAAAACCCGACATCGTCGTTACCGACATCATCATGCCCGACACAGACGGGTTGAATACCATTCGCGAAATCCGGAAAAGATACAAGGCTCTGCCGATCATTGCCGTGTCGGGCGGCGGGCGCACACACAATATGGAATTTCTGGGAATGGCCAAACAGATCGGTGCAGATGCAACCCTGGCCAAACCGTTCAGGATCTCGGCACTGGTTGAGGTAATTCACCGCTTGCTTCGAGAAAAAGCATCAGATAGCTAA